One window from the genome of Desulforamulus ruminis DSM 2154 encodes:
- the cas5 gene encoding CRISPR-associated protein Cas5, which yields MKNAIQFRLSGRFGHFLKAEAGTSALSYPVPTRTVLLGIVGAVLGLEKDTPQELLEPVQFAISGKSPKTHWHKAKFRKDPPTPLQHIIKRTQKQDANTKLEQATLIVQEWLINPCYNVWAILPDNYHVEFEERIKDRRWHFQPCLGVSEMLAEIEYIDTEPVQKLDPAVYAVSNVIRQKQANINFQELYDNSLTIQLLRMPRTVTPNRIFTHDNYLFEANARPIMIRTSDAYKIGKRVVMFL from the coding sequence ATGAAAAATGCGATTCAGTTTCGTTTATCAGGTAGGTTTGGCCATTTCTTGAAAGCCGAAGCAGGGACAAGTGCATTAAGCTATCCAGTACCTACCAGGACTGTATTATTAGGTATAGTTGGTGCTGTACTTGGCCTAGAAAAGGATACACCACAAGAATTGCTAGAACCTGTCCAGTTTGCGATTAGTGGAAAATCGCCAAAAACTCATTGGCATAAAGCTAAATTTCGTAAAGATCCTCCTACGCCACTGCAACACATAATAAAAAGAACCCAAAAACAAGATGCTAATACCAAATTGGAACAGGCAACGTTGATTGTTCAGGAATGGCTAATTAACCCTTGTTATAATGTGTGGGCTATCTTGCCCGATAATTACCATGTTGAATTTGAGGAACGAATAAAGGATCGTCGCTGGCATTTCCAACCATGTCTTGGAGTTTCCGAGATGCTGGCTGAGATAGAATATATTGATACAGAACCGGTCCAAAAGCTTGACCCGGCAGTATATGCCGTCAGCAATGTGATTCGTCAGAAACAAGCTAATATAAACTTTCAAGAATTATATGATAACTCACTTACCATTCAATTACTTCGAATGCCGCGAACTGTAACACCTAATCGGATATTCACACATGACAATTATTTATTCGAAGCAAATGCGCGTCCCATAATGATTAGAACCTCGGATGCTTACAAAATTGGCAAAAGGGTAGTGATGTTTTTATGA
- the cas7b gene encoding type I-B CRISPR-associated protein Cas7/Csh2 — protein sequence MTLNKTKTLSGRREFLFLYDIKMGNPNGDPDENRPRVLPDGTYYVTDVRMKRFVRDFLKMRGFDILVDTIEGRTTNLTGRVVHYLNTTGNKKVEGKALVDILLNAFIDARLFGSSFAFKKEKDDNWDPKPEPKTMTGAVQLNMGEILHKAESVDIHGTTTFGSDELKTQGTFTVYYGLRYALIGFSGIANEHSARISRMSDEDYDLFLKALWHGVRANANTRTKVGQIPHLLISIEYKADEEFQFGRLHEYVRLIAATGKEEKVWASPEDYKVDLSKLHERIQGQQKRIERIRYAKSTDISLLEDIPVDWRLLEVEELLKDVGSV from the coding sequence ATGACTTTAAATAAGACAAAAACGTTATCAGGACGCAGGGAATTCTTATTTCTCTATGATATTAAGATGGGTAATCCTAATGGTGATCCAGATGAAAACCGCCCTCGAGTTTTACCTGATGGTACATACTATGTGACTGATGTTCGTATGAAAAGATTTGTACGGGATTTTTTAAAAATGCGTGGGTTTGATATTTTAGTGGATACTATTGAAGGGCGTACTACAAATCTGACAGGGAGGGTGGTCCATTACCTTAATACTACTGGTAATAAAAAGGTTGAAGGAAAAGCGTTGGTAGACATTCTGTTGAATGCATTTATTGATGCCCGATTATTTGGCAGTTCATTTGCTTTTAAAAAAGAAAAAGATGATAATTGGGATCCTAAACCAGAGCCAAAAACGATGACTGGAGCAGTACAATTAAATATGGGGGAAATATTACATAAAGCAGAGAGTGTTGATATTCATGGTACTACTACTTTTGGTAGTGATGAGCTCAAGACCCAAGGAACATTTACAGTTTATTATGGGTTAAGATATGCCTTAATTGGCTTTTCTGGTATTGCCAACGAACATTCGGCAAGAATTTCAAGGATGAGCGATGAGGACTATGATTTATTTTTAAAAGCTTTATGGCACGGTGTACGTGCTAATGCCAATACCAGGACTAAGGTGGGCCAAATTCCACACTTGTTAATTAGTATTGAATATAAAGCTGATGAGGAGTTTCAGTTTGGCCGCTTACATGAGTACGTAAGATTAATAGCTGCTACTGGTAAAGAAGAAAAAGTTTGGGCTTCGCCAGAAGATTATAAGGTGGATTTAAGTAAATTACATGAACGTATTCAGGGGCAGCAAAAGCGGATTGAACGTATTCGATATGCTAAGTCTACTGATATTTCTCTATTAGAGGATATACCGGTCGATTGGAGGTTATTGGAGGTTGAAGAATTACTTAAGGATGTTGGCTCTGTATGA
- a CDS encoding TM1802 family CRISPR-associated protein has translation MLVGMRTLGLDYLVQELCNTNIPVDPENWYLSLRNNEPHKLFSLLVEDSGRIEKVYVIEKDAEDVVSVSVQDVTVSNSASGCTADKLPFIKPSGSQSAQVGPVIKRSYSKDKGAGPSEKILETTINYFKEIADSKKPWSRYFQDIIMLLEYKEIKFLDGTKVDWAENKYKNLLACVVDKIGPQSGTVFLTIKTPDGKYPGEQLVYIKYLLKEKLAGERYVTSSSPAKENQMCYLCNTSNVLVFPNGLKGAGINIKNPDRAGAFPGIDVKQAWKGYSLCGACADLLYIYKNHVLKKRGPQKDKIPYTAKIAGENALVVPIFLPGTLPETRIEVLEQVTRYIQSMGDNVTFDEDWLLDMLKEEKSILNLSILWVDIGQNIENVVGTIEHVLPSRLRELSEINTESLFWKHALFPAIQLDNSKINLTPKLSLQALKPLFKRPGGKRAKSVNASQRLFQLKRLLAENVYHGNLMEKDRFWGEFLLTARWYWLEAIEKTDGQYGLLYEGLGKKGPYLTAAGWIKYVNWWLYYFKKVGIFRMETSYFEPTMLELRPYFGPESGIDSPDKAYAFLLGVLYGKVLQVQGAKGVNVGANALTWLKRLTLKGRDLPELYNKIRDKSFAYDIEGNEKVRKLVAEIGRLGINLGDNICLDEVQTSYYLLLGQSMTETIIPSIKNK, from the coding sequence TTGCTTGTAGGTATGCGGACCTTGGGGTTGGATTATCTAGTGCAGGAACTTTGTAATACAAATATTCCTGTGGATCCTGAAAACTGGTATTTGTCCTTACGTAACAACGAGCCACATAAATTATTTTCTCTTCTTGTAGAAGACAGTGGAAGAATTGAAAAAGTATATGTAATAGAAAAAGATGCGGAAGATGTTGTCAGTGTTTCAGTACAAGACGTAACTGTAAGCAATAGTGCTAGCGGTTGTACAGCGGACAAACTACCATTTATTAAACCTTCTGGCTCCCAGAGTGCCCAAGTAGGTCCAGTAATAAAGCGTAGTTATAGTAAAGATAAAGGAGCTGGACCTTCAGAAAAAATCTTAGAAACAACAATTAATTATTTTAAGGAGATTGCAGATTCGAAAAAACCCTGGAGTCGGTATTTTCAAGACATTATTATGTTATTAGAGTATAAAGAAATCAAATTTTTAGATGGGACGAAGGTAGATTGGGCAGAAAATAAATATAAAAATTTACTAGCTTGTGTAGTTGATAAGATTGGCCCACAATCTGGCACAGTTTTTCTTACTATTAAAACACCTGATGGAAAATACCCTGGTGAACAACTTGTATATATTAAGTATTTATTAAAAGAAAAGTTAGCAGGGGAGCGGTATGTTACATCTAGCTCACCAGCCAAGGAAAACCAGATGTGTTACTTATGCAATACATCGAATGTTTTAGTGTTTCCCAATGGATTAAAAGGGGCGGGAATCAATATAAAAAATCCTGACAGAGCGGGCGCTTTTCCGGGTATTGATGTAAAACAAGCCTGGAAAGGGTATAGTTTGTGCGGAGCATGCGCGGATCTATTATATATCTATAAAAACCATGTTTTAAAAAAGAGAGGTCCCCAAAAGGACAAAATACCTTACACAGCAAAGATTGCTGGTGAAAATGCTCTTGTAGTACCGATATTTTTACCTGGTACACTGCCAGAAACACGGATTGAAGTATTAGAGCAGGTTACACGTTATATACAATCTATGGGCGACAATGTTACTTTCGATGAAGATTGGCTGCTTGATATGTTAAAAGAGGAAAAAAGCATTTTAAACTTATCGATATTGTGGGTGGATATTGGACAAAACATTGAAAATGTTGTTGGAACAATAGAGCACGTGTTACCTAGCCGATTACGCGAACTCTCAGAGATTAATACAGAATCCCTGTTTTGGAAACATGCATTGTTTCCAGCTATCCAGCTAGATAACTCAAAAATTAATTTAACACCAAAATTATCATTACAAGCATTAAAACCTCTTTTTAAACGACCCGGCGGGAAAAGGGCCAAAAGTGTCAATGCCAGTCAACGGTTATTTCAATTAAAACGGTTATTAGCTGAGAACGTTTATCATGGAAACTTGATGGAAAAGGACAGATTTTGGGGTGAATTTTTGCTTACAGCACGTTGGTATTGGCTGGAGGCTATTGAAAAAACTGACGGGCAATATGGACTATTATATGAGGGTTTGGGTAAAAAGGGTCCATATTTGACAGCAGCGGGTTGGATAAAATATGTAAACTGGTGGTTGTATTACTTTAAAAAGGTAGGGATATTTAGAATGGAAACTTCTTATTTTGAACCAACAATGCTGGAACTTAGACCTTATTTTGGCCCGGAAAGCGGCATTGATAGTCCTGATAAAGCTTATGCTTTCTTATTAGGTGTATTATACGGTAAAGTATTGCAGGTACAGGGAGCAAAGGGTGTTAATGTTGGTGCCAATGCGCTGACTTGGTTAAAGCGGCTTACATTAAAAGGAAGAGATTTACCAGAGCTATATAATAAAATAAGAGATAAAAGCTTTGCTTATGATATTGAAGGAAATGAGAAGGTTCGAAAATTAGTAGCTGAAATAGGACGATTAGGAATAAATTTAGGTGATAACATTTGCCTTGACGAGGTTCAAACAAGCTATTATCTTCTTTTAGGACAATCCATGACTGAGACTATTATTCCATCTATAAAAAATAAATAA
- the cas6 gene encoding CRISPR-associated endoribonuclease Cas6, producing the protein MHLFITLTPQKELELPVHYNHLVQAAVYGTIDPELAVFLHDKGYESGSRRFKLFTFSRVSGRFEANRDKNTLRFTGDVSLTLSSPVNDFCQSIANGFLTRGQIRLGSHFAEVKAVTVRQFTVRGEKVLLRTLSPVVAYSTMRRLDGRKYTCYFQPGDPDYSGLIENNLRKKYQAFFNREAPPGEVKVRKTGNLKMNLVNYKGTIIKGYSGLMELTGPTELLQMAVDGGLGGKNAQGFGCVEMVVSGNEQF; encoded by the coding sequence ATGCACCTGTTTATTACCCTGACCCCACAAAAAGAACTGGAATTGCCGGTTCACTATAATCATTTAGTACAAGCCGCAGTATACGGAACCATTGATCCGGAACTGGCGGTTTTTCTGCATGATAAAGGCTATGAAAGCGGCAGCCGCAGGTTTAAGCTGTTTACATTCTCCAGAGTAAGCGGACGGTTTGAGGCCAATCGGGACAAAAACACCCTCCGGTTCACCGGGGATGTGAGCCTGACCCTTTCCTCCCCGGTAAACGATTTCTGCCAGTCCATTGCCAACGGGTTCCTGACCCGGGGACAAATCCGGCTGGGCAGCCACTTTGCGGAAGTCAAAGCCGTCACCGTCCGGCAGTTCACCGTACGGGGAGAAAAGGTACTCCTGAGAACCCTATCCCCGGTGGTAGCCTACAGCACCATGCGCCGGCTGGACGGACGGAAATACACCTGCTACTTTCAGCCCGGAGACCCGGATTATAGCGGGCTGATTGAGAACAACCTGCGCAAGAAATACCAGGCCTTTTTCAACCGGGAAGCCCCGCCCGGGGAAGTCAAGGTAAGAAAAACCGGCAATCTAAAGATGAACCTGGTCAACTACAAAGGAACCATTATCAAAGGCTACTCCGGCCTGATGGAACTGACCGGGCCCACGGAACTGCTGCAGATGGCGGTGGACGGGGGACTGGGAGGGAAGAACGCTCAGGGATTTGGCTGTGTGGAGATGGTAGTGAGTGGAAATGAACAATTTTGA
- the fdhF gene encoding formate dehydrogenase subunit alpha: protein MSEIALTINGRPVSVPKGSTILEAAGKLGLAIPTFCHDPELSRYGGCRICVVEVAGWGSLPASCVTEIRPGMEVFTDSPRVLEARRTILELLLANHPEDCMTCEKCGACALQDYAYRYGVRKGRFAGDARSLPLDDSNPFIVRDMNKCILCGKCVRVCAEVVGRSAVDFAFRGFQARVAAPLDGGLQDSDCVFCGSCLEVCPVGALGEKQMAGQGRRWDLTAVTTTCPYCGVGCQLNLQVKEGRVVGVTAARSGINGKHLCVKGRFGYRFIHHPERLTSPLIRKEGQLREAGWNEALEEIARRLKETISNHGGDSVGILASARITNEENYLLNKLARAVIGTNNIDHCARLUHAPTVAGLAAALGSGAMTNSIDEIAGADFILAIGTNTTEAHPIIAHRIRRAVQQGAQLVVLDPRKTELAELAGQHLQLHPGTDIALLNSMVQVILEEELWNREFVQARCEGLEELREGVRAYTPEYAEEVTGIPAQTIRETARGYARAEKASLLYTMGLTQHVSGTDNVLAAANLVLLCGQIGQPSTGINPLRGQNNVQGACDMGALPNVFTGYQPVTDEECRRKFSRAWGVSLDGKPGLTATEMIEAASQGKIKAMYIAGENPVLSDADANHVEKALKNLDFLVVQDLFLTETAKLADVILPAASFAEKDGTFTNTERRVQRVRKAVEPVNGAKADWEILCSLSAALGYPMNYNSPREIFEEMASLTPSYGGITHDRLEQGGIQWPCTSREHSGTPYLHKETFSRGKGKFHPVQYLPPAELPDPQYPLLLNTGRRLQHYHTGTMTLRTGLVEVCGSEKLDIHAGDAEALDLCTGDKVRVISRRGEVQMSVNISATVPQGMVFASFHFPEAAINKLTNPAHCPVSKIPEFKICAVRIEKIV from the coding sequence ATGTCTGAGATTGCATTAACCATCAATGGCCGGCCTGTGTCCGTGCCTAAAGGAAGCACCATCCTGGAGGCTGCCGGGAAGCTGGGCTTAGCCATTCCCACCTTTTGTCACGACCCGGAACTGTCCCGCTATGGCGGCTGCCGCATCTGCGTGGTGGAGGTGGCCGGCTGGGGCAGCCTGCCTGCCTCCTGCGTCACCGAGATCCGGCCGGGGATGGAAGTTTTTACAGATTCCCCAAGGGTTCTGGAGGCCCGGCGCACCATTCTGGAATTACTGCTGGCCAATCACCCGGAGGATTGCATGACCTGTGAAAAATGCGGCGCCTGCGCCCTGCAGGACTACGCTTACCGGTACGGGGTGCGCAAGGGCCGCTTTGCGGGGGATGCCCGTTCGCTGCCCCTGGATGACAGCAATCCCTTTATTGTCCGGGATATGAACAAATGCATCCTGTGCGGCAAATGTGTCCGGGTTTGCGCAGAAGTAGTGGGCCGCAGCGCCGTGGATTTTGCCTTCCGGGGCTTTCAGGCCCGGGTGGCGGCTCCTTTAGACGGCGGCCTGCAGGACTCCGACTGCGTTTTTTGCGGTTCCTGCCTTGAAGTTTGCCCGGTGGGAGCCCTGGGAGAAAAACAAATGGCGGGACAGGGGCGCAGGTGGGACCTTACTGCCGTTACCACCACCTGCCCTTACTGCGGCGTGGGCTGCCAACTGAACTTACAAGTAAAAGAAGGCCGGGTTGTAGGTGTAACCGCCGCCCGCTCGGGTATTAACGGGAAGCACCTGTGTGTAAAGGGAAGATTTGGCTACCGCTTTATTCACCACCCGGAACGGTTAACCAGCCCGTTGATCCGCAAAGAAGGGCAGCTCCGGGAAGCCGGTTGGAACGAGGCTTTGGAAGAAATCGCCCGGAGGCTTAAAGAAACCATAAGCAACCATGGCGGTGACTCCGTCGGAATACTGGCCTCAGCCCGCATCACCAATGAAGAGAACTATCTTTTAAATAAACTGGCCCGGGCGGTCATTGGGACCAACAATATTGACCATTGCGCCCGCCTCTGACACGCCCCTACCGTCGCCGGTCTGGCGGCAGCACTGGGGAGCGGGGCTATGACCAACTCCATTGATGAAATTGCCGGGGCGGACTTTATCCTGGCCATCGGCACCAACACCACCGAGGCCCATCCCATCATCGCCCACCGTATCCGCAGGGCGGTCCAACAGGGGGCCCAACTGGTGGTGCTGGATCCCCGGAAGACCGAACTGGCGGAACTGGCCGGGCAACACCTGCAACTGCATCCCGGTACCGATATCGCTCTGCTGAACAGTATGGTTCAGGTTATTTTAGAAGAAGAACTATGGAACCGGGAGTTCGTTCAGGCACGATGCGAAGGCCTGGAGGAACTCAGGGAAGGGGTCCGGGCATATACGCCTGAATATGCGGAAGAGGTGACGGGCATTCCCGCCCAAACCATCCGGGAAACCGCCCGGGGCTATGCCCGGGCGGAAAAAGCCTCCCTTTTATATACCATGGGTTTAACCCAGCATGTCAGCGGCACCGATAATGTTCTGGCAGCGGCTAATCTGGTGCTTCTCTGCGGGCAGATCGGCCAGCCCTCAACGGGCATCAACCCCCTGCGGGGCCAGAATAACGTCCAGGGAGCCTGTGACATGGGAGCCCTGCCCAATGTATTTACCGGCTACCAACCGGTAACGGATGAAGAATGCCGCCGCAAGTTCAGCCGGGCCTGGGGTGTTTCTCTGGACGGCAAGCCCGGACTGACGGCAACGGAAATGATAGAGGCTGCTTCCCAAGGAAAAATCAAAGCCATGTACATTGCCGGGGAAAATCCGGTGCTGTCGGATGCCGACGCCAATCACGTGGAAAAGGCGCTAAAGAACCTGGATTTTCTAGTGGTGCAGGATCTTTTCCTGACGGAAACCGCAAAGCTGGCGGACGTCATCCTCCCGGCGGCCAGTTTTGCCGAGAAGGACGGGACCTTTACCAACACCGAACGCAGGGTGCAGCGGGTAAGGAAGGCGGTTGAACCGGTCAACGGCGCCAAGGCGGACTGGGAAATTCTCTGTTCCCTGTCCGCCGCCCTGGGTTATCCTATGAACTACAACAGCCCCCGGGAAATCTTTGAAGAAATGGCCTCTCTGACGCCATCCTACGGAGGAATCACCCATGACCGCCTGGAACAGGGAGGCATCCAATGGCCCTGTACCTCCAGGGAACATTCCGGTACCCCTTACCTGCATAAAGAAACCTTTAGCAGGGGGAAAGGCAAATTTCACCCGGTGCAATATCTGCCCCCCGCAGAACTGCCGGACCCCCAGTACCCGCTGCTGCTCAACACAGGACGGCGCCTACAGCACTACCACACCGGCACCATGACCCTGCGCACCGGTCTGGTTGAAGTCTGCGGGTCGGAGAAACTGGACATCCATGCCGGCGACGCCGAAGCCCTGGATTTGTGCACCGGGGACAAGGTGCGGGTGATCTCCCGGCGGGGAGAAGTGCAAATGTCGGTAAATATATCGGCAACAGTCCCCCAAGGCATGGTCTTTGCCTCCTTCCATTTCCCGGAGGCGGCCATCAACAAGCTGACCAACCCGGCCCATTGCCCGGTATCCAAAATACCGGAATTTAAAATTTGTGCGGTTCGGATTGAAAAAATAGTGTAA